A region from the Triticum aestivum cultivar Chinese Spring chromosome 3D, IWGSC CS RefSeq v2.1, whole genome shotgun sequence genome encodes:
- the LOC123077506 gene encoding protein GIGANTEA yields MSVSNGKWIDGLQFSSLFWPPPHDVQQKQAQILAYVEYFGQFTSDSEQFPEDVAQLIQSCYPSKEKRLVDEVLATFVLHHPEHGHAVVHPILSRIIDGTLSYDSHGSPFNSFISLFTQSSEKEYSEQWALACGEILRVLTHYNRPIFKVADCNNTSDQATASCSAQEKANYSPGNEPERKPLRPLSPWITDILLTAPLGIRSDYFRWCGGVMGKYAAGGELKPPTTAYSRGAGKHPQLMPSTPRWAVANGAGVILSVCDEEVARYETANLTAAAVPALLLPPPTTPLDEHLVAGLPPLEPYARLFHRYYAIATPSATQRLLFGLLEAPPSWAPDALDAAVQLVELLRAAEDYATGMRLPKNWLHLHFLRAIGTAMSMRAGIAADTAAALLFRILSQPTLLFPPLRHAEGVEVQHEPLGGYVSSYKRQLEVPASETTIDATAQGIASLLCAHGPDVEWRICTIWEAAYGLLPLNSSAVDLPEIVVAAPLQPPTLSWSLYLPLLKVFEYLPRGSPSEACLMRIFVATVEAILRRTFPSEESSKRPRSQSKNLAVAELRTMIHSLFVESCASMNLASRLLFVVLTVCVSHQALPGGSKRPTGSENHSSEEATEDPRLTNGRNRVKKKQGPVGTFDSYVLAAVCALSCELQLFPILCKSATNSNVKDSTKILKPGKNNGISNELQNSISSAILHTRRILGILEALFSLKPSSVGTSWNYSSNEIVAAAMVAAHVSELFRRSRPCLNALSSLKRCKWDAEISTRASSLYHLIDLHGKTVSSIVNKAEPLEAHLTFTSVKRDDQQHIEENSTSSSGSGNLEKKNASASHMKNGFSRSLLKCSEEARRNGNVASTSGKVPATLQAEASDLANFLTMDRNGGYRGSQTLLRSVISEKQELCFSVVSLLWHKLIASPETQMSAESTSAHQGWRKVVDALCDVVSASPAKASTAIVLQAEKDLQPWIARDDEEGQKMWRVNQRIVKLIAELMRNHDSPEALIILASASDLLLRATDGMLVDGEACTLPQLELLEVTARAIHLIVEWGDPGVAVADGLSNLLKCRLSPTIRCLSHASAHVRALSMSVLRDILNSGPLGSTKIIQGEQRNGIQSPTYQCAAANTVNWQADVERCIDWEARSRRATGMTLAFLTAAANELGCPLPC; encoded by the exons ATGTCAGTGTCAAATGGGAAGTGGATTGATGGGCTCCAGTTCTCATCACTGTTCTGGCCCCCGCCACACGATGTGCAGCAGAAACAG GCACAAATTTTAGCCTATGTTGAGTACTTTGGTCAGTTCACATCTGATAGCGAGCAATTCCCGGAGGATGTAGCTCAG CTAATTCAAAGTTGCTATCCATCAAAAGAAAAGCGGTTGGTAGATGAAGTATTAG CAACTTTTGTTCTCCATCACCCTGAGCATGGTCATGCAGTTGTACATCCAATTCTTTCACGCATCATAGATGGGACACTGAGTTATGATAGTCATGGTTCCCCATTCAATTCCTTCATCTCTTTATTTACCCAAAGTTCTGAG AAAGAGTACTCAGAGCAGTGGGCCTTGGCCTGTGGagaaattcttagagttctaactCACTACAACAGGCCAATCTTTAAAGTTGCAGACTGTAACAACACCTCTGACCAGGCCACAGCAAGTTGTTCTGCCCAGGAGAAAGCTAATTACTCTCCAGGAAATGAACCTGAACGGAAGCCATTGAGGCCATTATCTCCTTGGATCACAGATATTTTGCTAACTGCACCTTTGGGCATTAGAAGCGACTATTTTAGATG GTGTGGTGGAGTTATGGGAAAATACGCAGCCGGTGGAGAATTGAAGCCTCCAACAACTG CTTACAGCCGAGGAGCTGGTAAGCACCCACAACTCATGCCATCCACCCCAAGATGGGCTGTTGCCAATGGAGCTGGAGTTATTTTAAGTGTCTGTGATGAGGAAGTAGCTCGTTATGAGACAGCAAACTTAACCGCGGCAGCTGTTCCTGCCCTTCTGCTACCTCCGCCGACAACACCCTTGGATGAGCATTTGGTGGCAGGGCTACCCCCTCTCGAACCATACGCTCGCTTGTTTCATAG ATACTACGCAATTGCCACACCAAGTGCTACGCAAAGATTGCTTTTTGGTCTTCTTGAAGCACCACCGTCATGGGCTCCAGATGCACTTGATGCAGCAGTTCAGCTTGTTGAACTCCTTCGGGCAGCTGAAGATTATGCTACTGGCATGCGG CTTCCAAAAAATTGGTTGCATCTTCATTTCTTGCGTGCGATTGGAACTGCAATGTCTATGAGGGCTGGTATTGCTGCTGATACAGCTGCTGCGTTGCTTTTTCGCATACTATCCCAACCAACGTTGCTTTTTCCTCCACTAAGGCATGCTGAAGGAGTTGAAGTGCAACATGAACCACTGGGTGGCTATGTATCATCATACAAAAGACAG CTGGAAGTTCCTGCATCTGAAACCACAATTGATGCCACTGCACAAGGCATTGCTTCCTTGCTGTGTGCTCATGGTCCTGATGTTGAGTGGAGAATATGTACCATCTGGGAAGCTGCCTATGGTTTGTTACCTCTGAATTCATCAGCAGTTGATTTACCTGAAATCGTTGTAGCTGCTCCGCTTCAGCCACCTACTTTGTCATGGAGCCTATACTTGCCACTGTTGAAAGTATTTGAGTATCTACCTCGTGGAAGTCCATCTGAAGCGTGCCTTATGAGAATATTTGTGGCAACAGTTGAAGCTATACTCAGAAGAACCTTCCCTTCGGAAGAATCATCTAAAAGACCAAGAAGTCAATCCAAGAACCTTGCTGTTGCTGAACTCCGTACAATGATACATTCACTCTTTGTTGAATCATGTGCTTCAATGAACCTTGCTTCCCGGTTGTTGTTTGTAGTATTAACTGTTTGTGTCAGTCATCAAGCTTTGCCAGGGGGCAGCAAAAGACCAACGGGTAGTGAAAACCATTCTTCTGAGGAGGCCACTGAGGACCCAAGATTAACCAATGGAAGAAATAGGGTCAAGAAGAAACAAGGGCCTGTTGGTACATTTGATTCGTATGTGCTGGCCGCTGTTTGTGCTTTATCTTGTGAGCTTCAGCTGTTCCCTATCCTTTGCAAGAGCGCAACAAACTCAAACGTAAAAGACTCTACAAAGATCCTGAAGCCTGGAAAAAACAATGGGATCAGTAATGAGCTACAGAACAGCATTAGCTCAGCAATTCTCCATACTCGTAGAATTCTTGGCATCCTGGAAGCTCTTTTCTCCTTGAAGCCATCATCAGTTGGTACCTCCTGGAACTATAGTTCAAATGAGATAGTTGCAGCGGCTATGGTTGCCGCTCATGTTTCTGAGTTATTTCGCCGGTCGAGGCCATGCCTAAATGCACTATCTTCACTGAAGCGATGTAAGTGGGATGCTGAGATTTCTACCAGGGCATCATCCCTTTACCATTTGATCGACTTGCATGGTAAAACTGTGTCCTCCATCGTGAACAAAGCTGAGCCTCTAGAAGCTCACCTGACTTTTACATCAGTAAAGAGAGATGATCAACAACACATTGAGGAAAACAGCACCAGCTCATCGGGTAGTGGCAACTTGGAAAAGAAGAATGCTTCAGCCTCACacatgaaaaatggtttttcaagatcACTCTTGAAATGCTCAGAAGAGGCTAGGCGAAATGGTAACGTTGCAAGTACATCCGGGAAAGTTCCTGCAACTTTACAGGCTGAAGCATCTGATTTGGCGAACTTCCTTACCATGGATAGGAATGGGGGTTATCGAGGCTCTCAGACTCTCCTACGATCTGTTATCTCAGAAAAACAGGAACTATGCTTCTCTGTTGTCTCGTTGCTCTGGCATAAGCTTATTGCATCTCCCGAAACGCAGATGTCTGCAGAAAGTACATCAGCTCATCAAGGTTGGAGAAAG GTTGTAGATGCACTTTGTGATGTTGTTTCAGCCTCACCAGCCAAGGCTTCAACTGCTATTGTTCTGCAG GCTGAGAAGGACCTACAGCCCTGGATTGCTCGAGATGATGAGGAAGGTCAGAAGATGTGGAGAGTCAACCAGCGAATAGTTAAACTGATAGCTGAGCTTATGAGGAACCATGATAGCCCAGAAGCATTGATAATTCTTGCTAGTGCTTCAGACCTTCTGCTTCGTGCTACAGatgggatgcttgttgatggtgaaGCTTGTACCTTGCCTCAGTTAGAG CTCCTGGAAGTAACTGCTAGAGCTATTCATCTCATCGTTGAATGGGGAGACCCAGGTGTAGCAGTTGCTGATGGCCTCTCAAATCTGTTAAAG TGCCGTCTATCGCCTACCATCCGCTGCCTCTCCCACGCTAGCGCACACGTACGTGCGCTCAGCATGTCCGTCCTCCGTGACATCTTGAACAGTGGACCACTAGGTTCCACTAAGAtcattcaaggcgagcaacggaaTGGCATCCAAAGCCCGACCTACCAATGCGCGGCAGCAAACACGGTGAACTGGCAAGCGGATGTCGAGAGATGTATAGACTGGGAAGCCCGCAGCCGCCGCGCCACCGGGATGACCCTCGCCTTCCTCACCGCTGCGGCTAACGAGCTCGGCTGCCCCCTTCCTTGCTGA